The Amia ocellicauda isolate fAmiCal2 chromosome 16, fAmiCal2.hap1, whole genome shotgun sequence nucleotide sequence TCCCCATCTACAAGCTGCCCGAGGGCTCACCCACCCTGCTGTGTAACAGCTACGAGAGGAGCGGCAACAACACCCGCGAGCCCCACGTCAAGATCCCCAAGTGCATCGCCACCACCTGCGTGGACCCCAGCAAGTCAGAGACCTCGGCCGGCTCGCCCATGCAGAGCGGGAGTGAGCCCCGGTTCTGGGCAGGTAGCCACGCCACCGAGAGCGAGCAGAGCCTGTCCCCGGCCGACCTGGGCTCGCCCTCGTCTCCCAGGGAAGGGCTGGAGGCGCTGGACGCGGCGGCCGTGCAATCGGTGGTGGAGTGCGTGGAGCGGATGGCCCAGGGTCTGCTCAAGGGCGAACCGGCCGAGGTCAAGGAGCAGCTGAAGAACAACAAGAAGCTGGCCAAGATGATCGGACACATCTTCGACATGAGTGACGATGACCCCCACAAGGAGGAAGAGATCCGCAAGTACAGTGCCATCTACGGGCGCTTCGACTCCAAGAGGAAAGATGGCAAGCACTTGACGCTGCACGAGGTACAAAGACACGCAGTGCgtatttaaaagcattttaagtTAGCAGCAAAACCTTTTATTTTGGCAAAATACTTAAGGGTGTAAGTGCTTTTAAGAGACTGTGGGAGGGACCTCTTAATGGGAAAGTATGCAACGTGAATACTTCCAGAACTTTCTGAACGACTGAATTCCTGTTAGAAATGTTCTCCTATTCACGAACTAGTATATACAAGATAGACGTTTTTTATCATATACATCAGCTAGGAATTTTTTTCTCATTGAATATAACCTGTAGATGTGTAGGCCTATACCTTCTGGAGATGTAAAATCAAGTTTCCTTCACCATTTTACCAGTATTGGTACATGTTATGTAAACAGTTATGGAAAGTTATGGAAACCGAAGCAGATTGTAAATGCTTGAAATATGGTAAAACATAAGGTATGCAAGTAAGTTAATGTCTTCATTTGTTAACCAAAATGTAACTTTACTAAAGTCTGCAGTCAGTGTAACCCAGACATTGTGACCTGCAGTGAACTCCGTTTTAAAGAGGCATGACTGGTTTGGGTCGGGGATTGCTGACTGTTTTCCGATTTTTCACTCTCAGCTCACGGTCAACGAGGCTGCAGCTCAGCTGTGCATGAAGGACAATGCTCTTCTGACTCGCAGGGATGAGCTCTTTGGATTAGCGCGACAGATCTCCCGAGAGGTCACTTACAAATACACCTACAGGACCAGCAAGTAAGAGCCGCTCAACTGGATATTTCTCTGACCACTCGCATTCCCCGTcataccttttattttttcccctgccACTCATAGTATATACCTTTTTAAAAGACTTTGGGAATTAGCATGATGGTAATTCTTGCAATTCCCCACAATTTATATACAATTCCCTCCTCTAAAGCAGAGTAACACAGTACAAGTAACCCTGCATACGGTGCCTGGCGTAGAGTATCTGTGAGAGGAGCGAATATGCAGGTGCAGGTGCTTCCTGGATTAAAGCTGATCTGAAAGgattgtatttttcattcagcactgtgtaaaatGTCAGTGGCTTTGAGCAAGTGCTTATCTGCACAGATCCTTGGCTGTTATGTGTTAGCAGAGTTAGTAGTAATTAATTTTAAGCTTGTTGACTATTtcagtttaataaaaaataaaaaaaagtgatgAAAACCACTGAAATTACCCCCACCCCCGACATAAATGGCCGTAAAATGTCCATCTTGCTCAATATGCACAGTGCCAAGTTAATCTACAGAAATAAAAGAAGCATCAGCTACTTAACAAGGTATGTTATACTGAATTATAGTTTTTTAGTGGTGATTGTAGCTTTCTTTTCACATGATAAGGGGACAAATCCAGTTTCATTTCTCTTCCAGATCCCGCTGTGGAGACAGAGATGAGCCATCTCCGAAAAGGATCAAATCCGAGGTATGAATATTTGTCTTTATATCCAACCTACTGTTCCATAGTTGCCGATGTGGAGAATGTGCATGAGGGATGAATACTGCTTTTTGTGTAATTCCGTTAACCAAGAGTACACTTTGCTCTCCTTTAAAGCCCTCAATTAACAGGAACAAAAGTGATCTGCCACAAAACACGCACGCGTGAGCCGAGTTCAGCGATTGGGTTAGGAGGGCTTTGTAAGCAGTCAAGTATGAGGCCGGGTTGGAGAACGCACAGGCCTGGTCTTGTTGAAGTCTTCCATTCTAGTCAGTGACTACTTTGGCAATCCTGCTTTATAAACTTTTAAAGGCAAGGGACGCTCCTTGGTAACCCAGCAATGTTTGTTTCTCTTGTTCAGACCTATAAGAAACACAGAAGGCGTGGGGAGCGCATTGTGTCAGTAGATTTATGGCTCCTCACCAGAAgtgcactgtattattattgcaaaTCGCATTAATCCTGGTATTACTCTTATCGGAAAATACATCAATGATGTAGTCAAGGTGACCTTCACAGAAATAACACAACACTGTACAAGCATAGGACTTCCTCCACCAATAATGCATTGGATCGGGAGACCTGTACAGTAATACAGTTTGTGTCTGCAGTTTGGATGTACCGATATGACAGCCATCGCTTTTTACATTAATTATGTGGTTTTCAAAGGTTTTTGCGACACAGTTCACGAGCCAGGCCGAAAATAACCCCAGACTGACAGATTTTACTTGACGGCAACAGAACTGTGACCTTCATTGTTTAAATAGCTAGATTCCACTCAGTCGAGGTATGTGATGGCAGGCGTGTGGGCTGGAAGTGTGGGAGTGTCCCTCAGGACAATCTGTCGCAAGTCTGTAGAAGTAGCTTTCTTTATTCCTTAAAAAAACACCATTGTGTGACGCCTACCCCGAAGTATTTCAGATACTTGTCACTCTTTTTTGCGTGTGTGTTTATGCGTACTAATACCCTTTGTGGATGGAGTTGTAGCTTGTGAGACTGTTGTCGTCCTGTCAGCTGTATCTGTCACCTGATGACGTTCCAATAGCACAGAGTTCCTGCCAGCTGTCTTCCCAaacatttccatttcattttaaaaatcccCAAACAAGAAAACTAGTTTTGTCTCCATCTCAGGTTGGCACtttcatgtcttttttttttaataaaataaaatcttgttgTCTGAAGCTGTGCATATGGCAGTTATCCCATTGAGTCTCATTAAGAACATATTTGATCTGTTTCCAACTATGTAATCTTGAATTTTTTGGAAAATTTCCCCCATCCTACAATTACTGTCTAAGcccaaagtgtgtgtgtcaagaAATGTACAGGTTAATTTGCTTAACTTCTACCCTTTCAATTTGTAATGTGACGTATATGTGCGAGTGTGATGACAGATATAGAAACTTTGTGGTTTTCGACTATATAAAATAAGTGATAAGCTACACTAACAAGTTTTGTAGCTCTGCATTTTAGTGTAttactgttatatatatatatatatacttgggATATGTTTGAAATGCTATTCTCcatttcatcatcatcatcatcatactaataataataaataataatattattatcagtataaatatgtttttattttttgtcagacacccttatccagggcaacttagtttacacaagcattacaataATATAGTGTATAGCAGGCAAATGATGCACAACAGAACcttattcataaaaaaaaagaatacataaatataggTGCATGTATTTGTAAGTAAAATTACAGATATGCAAGGCtggaaatatttgtaatatatctCAGGATTTAAGGAGTTAAGGAAAGTATTTTCAACTCGAAGGGTTTTTAATATGAAACAAGGCAATCAGCCCCCCTTCCACACCTCCCACCTCCCCCTCCCATTAAGAACCATCTGCCCACCCACATTGAGAAGGAAAGCCCAAATGAGATCAAGTGCGCCTACCCATAATCTTGAGGTACAGATGACATCATTAAGTGGGTGCACTTGGAATCACCCACACCCATGCAGGCTTACAGTCACCGCAagtgaatgtgaaataaaaacactgagaAAGTCGCACTGAGCATGACCTGCCACTCTCCCTGGCCAAAGCCTTCTACCTAATTAGCCTTGACTAATATCTATatgaattcatattttttaacaaatgtgCTTATTTTCCCCAGTCTTCCCGTGAAAAAGTGCAAATAAATTGTATGGGGCAGTCCCGAGAATGGATTTTTCAGCACAGCATCCCAACTAGGTGAAGAATTATCCATTAACTTTACCTCACTCAAAGTGGGTGGATTTTCCCCAGATTTATATTTAGTTGTAGTCACACCATAGGGGTAAAGTCTCACATgagacaataaaaaaaaacaggaaatagtttttttcaaaatgtttttatgaGTATACACTGCATGTATGATTTAAGAGCTTTCATCAATTTAGGAAGTTACCTTTCAAGTACTGCAGATAatggtaattaattaattaatgaattaatggcTGCTTAATTCCAAAAGCTGTATGTCTAATGCAAAGATAGGAGTGAAAATATTTGAAAGGATTGTTTTAGTGAGTAGTGACACTAATCCAATGACCTCAACAGTGAGAAGTCTGGAATAATTAAGGTGATGCAGCAGATTTAATTGTTGATTATAACTATGAACTGTGCTCAAAGCCTCACTGTCTTGCTGTATTTTTACAAAGGTTTTATCCACAGAGAATCAAAAGCAATATAAATAAGATTAATTTGTCCCTCAGTCTAGTAAAATTTACAACAGGCTGGCTAAAGTGTGATTAAGTGGAACAATGCCCATTATCAATAATCGAGGGAGATGTATGCCGGTAAACATGAATTCACACCTTTTTTgaattattctgtaaagtttgaaaaAAAGTAATTACAAGACGTGCCTCCAGATCCCAGCAGGAAGAGCGACCTCCTCCTGAAATAAACACAGATGCTTCAGTTCTCAGGAGACACTGCCTGCATTTATGTCTCATATTTCCCTGAAAAATAAAAGTCCCAGATTTACTAGTCTAGCAATGTGACAAGAAGTACACTGGGATTGTTCGGTGGCAAAGTCACAGACCTtcctgtctttttttgtttgtttcccagTGTTGACGAATCTAAAACATTGTCCTGTACTATTCAACATGGAACAATACAATGTACGAAACCCTAGATTGTCTGCCAGAGTCCAGTGTTTTAATCCAGTTACACTGTCAGTGTTTTTCAATATTCCATATGTCCCCTAATCAATATATTTTGGCCATATCCAGGAACTTTGTGAAAGACATGGACTTTTGTCTCTCAAAATCACAAGCAGGTGACCCAGAGATAAAACTGAATGTTTTGCTAGAATTAGTCAAGCTGTCAATGGGGGCGTTATAAATAAAAGTTGCTTAATTATCTTCTACTGCATCTGACTGCTAAGGCACAGTATATTTACTGCTGTGATGCCTAAttccatttgtgtttttttttttgcaaatgtaGCCGTATGATGTCAGATGGTAAATGCCATGAAAGCAGCTGGTCCAACAGCATTATTGTGTGCATTCAGCCGGATTAGAATCGACTTGGCATCTCAGACATCCCACTTCTCCTACATAAAACGGTTCAACTTTCACTACATTTCACGGCCTGTTACCACACAGCGCTGCGTGATCCTCAAAGTGCAACGCAGCACTCATCTCGCCATGTTACTGCCTCTCCCCGCTGCTCGGCACAGGGGTTAAAAACCCTGGGGAGTCACTGAATCACCGTCAGGGCTGCAAAGGCTGTAAATGTTCTGTTTGCTGTGAAGAGAGTCATGAGTCCCACGCTAataacttgtttttttgttgtttgtcccTGGTTTCGCAGGAAGGCTTTTTCGATATTCAGGAGGCACTACAGACCATTCAGCAGCGGCAGGAGACGTTGAAGGAGCAGTTGGCGCACGCGAAGTCCAAAGGGGAGGAAAGCGTTGGTCGAAACATCCAGGTGACCGACACCGTGGTCTAACCATTtgtgtttacttaaatacactTACTTTTTCCTATCAACACTTTAGAGAATCCCCCTAAAGAGTTGCCAGACATGGGTGCTGAGGACTGTGAAGGGGCATCACACTACATGAGTCATCAAGCTCTGGTGTCACACCTTAGTGCTGCAGTGAACTCCCCATATCTTTTAGCCAGGGGCCTCTCCCAAACCCAAAATACCAAGTTCGCCCTGTTTGTGTTTGCCTGGGTAGTGATTCATGTCTTCTTGGCCTGAGATGAGTTTGACCCTCAAAGCTGAAGGGCTTGAAAGGATACAGTAACTTCCTTTTTCCTCTTTGTTTCCTGATTATCTGTAATGTCTGTCTGCTGTTGCCCACCGCTGTGAATGGCCAGCAGCTTTTGTGGAATACGGTTTCTAACTTCAATATAAGAAAGATTTGTTGTTCTATTGAGGTAGAGGATTGTCACAACTGGAgggaaatgttttgtgttaaGTTGAACAAATCCCTGTGGATTTTAAACTGCTAATGACTGCTATAACTATTTCCATCCTCAGTCttgtttgtgtattattatgcaCTCTATGTAGCCATAAAAGATTTGTCAGAGGGTGTCTCTCTGTAGGCCTAAGAgttttgtgcatttttttaaatttaaattttatttgCGCTGTCTGCCTTTCACCAGCCCTCAGATTACATCACCACTGTGCTTAAAATACCCAGCCCAATTATCTTTTCGAAAGGGCTTGTCTTtttatgaaggaaaaaaaaaacatattgaatGGCAACATCCATTTACATTTGTCTGAGATTCCAGTAAGCATTTAAAGTTAAAAGCCAGCAGTTTTGTATTTCAGCAGCAAAatagatttacatttttaaaaattttacTAATTAAAATTACAGTAACTTGTGCTCATGGCCTATGGGAAACTGAGATATTACCTCGTAGAATGGGTGAAATATTAACCACAGGAGATTAGAATTTCTTTTGAGAATTTACTGCATTACGTGACTTTATATTAATATTCAACAGTAGGGTCTGGCAGCTCAGAGTGTAAAttgattaatatataaataggcAGTGTA carries:
- the nab1b gene encoding NGFI-A-binding protein 1b isoform X2, translating into MAATLPRTLGELQLYRILQRANLLYYYDAFIQQGGDDVQQLCEAGEDEFLEIMALVGMASKPLHVRRLQKALRDWVTNPALFNQPLTSLPVCSIPIYKLPEGSPTLLCNSYERSGNNTREPHVKIPKCIATTCVDPSKSETSAGSPMQSGSEPRFWAGSHATESEQSLSPADLGSPSSPREGLEALDAAAVQSVVECVERMAQGLLKGEPAEVKEQLKNNKKLAKMIGHIFDMSDDDPHKEEEIRKYSAIYGRFDSKRKDGKHLTLHELTVNEAAAQLCMKDNALLTRRDELFGLARQISREVTYKYTYRTSKSRCGDRDEPSPKRIKSEEGFFDIQEALQTIQQRQETLKEQLAHAKSKGEESVGRNIQAQLERLVAKQMEIVHDAAAQERLQALDWRVPPTAFRHGADKQSTNGLSAEKLSDRQAEKPLNLRVPSQQRHAVQPQMASEGESLLGKQLSNELKRFHSSSEGKMQSTENGCVTDFSQRVLNLSEKKVIKSEPEDSR
- the nab1b gene encoding NGFI-A-binding protein 1b isoform X1, whose translation is MAATLPRTLGELQLYRILQRANLLYYYDAFIQQGGDDVQQLCEAGEDEFLEIMALVGMASKPLHVRRLQKALRDWVTNPALFNQPLTSLPVCSIPIYKLPEGSPTLLCNSYERSGNNTREPHVKIPKCIATTCVDPSKSETSAGSPMQSGSEPRFWAGSHATESEQSLSPADLGSPSSPREGLEALDAAAVQSVVECVERMAQGLLKGEPAEVKEQLKNNKKLAKMIGHIFDMSDDDPHKEEEIRKYSAIYGRFDSKRKDGKHLTLHEVQRHALTVNEAAAQLCMKDNALLTRRDELFGLARQISREVTYKYTYRTSKSRCGDRDEPSPKRIKSEEGFFDIQEALQTIQQRQETLKEQLAHAKSKGEESVGRNIQAQLERLVAKQMEIVHDAAAQERLQALDWRVPPTAFRHGADKQSTNGLSAEKLSDRQAEKPLNLRVPSQQRHAVQPQMASEGESLLGKQLSNELKRFHSSSEGKMQSTENGCVTDFSQRVLNLSEKKVIKSEPEDSR